The Mesorhizobium koreense genome includes a window with the following:
- a CDS encoding helix-turn-helix domain-containing protein, producing the protein MADQKIFAGPRIRRIRNSLGLTQTAMAEGLGISPSYLNLIERNQRPLTVQLILKLASAYHVEPEDLQAEAGASIAALKEVFADPLLAGELPGDQEIVEIVEAAPNAAAGIVKLFRAYREQAARLSDLTELLAREGKATALSATRLPIDEVREVFERRPNHFPSLEDEAEAFTALLDPGDDLAGSLRAWLKREHGIAVRVLPVATMPNWRRRYDRHTQRLFISERLSVFDQLREIAMEACLMRMSVAIAAEIQALKLSSDEARRLARFELGRYAAHALMMPYRPFLSAAQRARYDVDVLRSRFGVSYEQAANRLTMLQKPGAAGVPFFMLEIDHAGHRFRRAGAQGFPQSRFGGECPKLPVHAAFAQPGRILVEAVEMPDGAEFLCIARTLEGPQGSFTERPRRTALLLGCDIGFRDEIVYGAALPGGEKGREGSVAATPVGPACRLCERTGCLARAEPPVTRPLGLDEMVTGLSAFDFQ; encoded by the coding sequence ATGGCCGATCAGAAAATCTTCGCGGGACCGCGCATCCGCCGCATCCGCAATTCGCTCGGCCTGACGCAGACCGCGATGGCCGAGGGGCTCGGCATTTCGCCATCCTATCTCAATCTCATCGAGCGCAACCAGCGCCCGTTGACGGTGCAACTCATCCTGAAGCTTGCCTCCGCCTACCACGTCGAGCCTGAGGATTTGCAGGCGGAGGCCGGTGCCTCGATCGCAGCGCTGAAAGAGGTCTTTGCCGACCCGCTACTGGCTGGCGAATTGCCGGGCGACCAGGAAATCGTCGAGATAGTCGAGGCGGCCCCTAATGCTGCGGCCGGTATCGTCAAGCTGTTCCGCGCCTACCGCGAGCAGGCGGCCCGTCTTTCCGACCTCACCGAACTGCTTGCCCGCGAGGGTAAGGCGACCGCGCTGTCGGCGACACGACTGCCGATCGACGAGGTGAGGGAAGTGTTTGAGCGTCGGCCCAATCATTTCCCGTCACTAGAGGATGAGGCTGAGGCTTTCACGGCCTTGCTCGATCCGGGTGACGATCTGGCGGGCAGCCTGAGGGCCTGGCTGAAGCGTGAGCACGGAATTGCGGTCAGGGTGCTGCCGGTCGCCACCATGCCCAACTGGCGCCGACGCTACGACCGCCACACGCAGCGCCTCTTCATTTCAGAGCGGCTCTCCGTCTTCGACCAATTGCGCGAGATCGCCATGGAGGCCTGCCTGATGCGCATGAGTGTGGCGATCGCGGCGGAAATCCAGGCGCTGAAGCTTTCCTCCGACGAGGCGCGGCGGCTCGCCCGCTTCGAGCTTGGCCGCTATGCCGCGCATGCGCTGATGATGCCTTACCGGCCGTTCCTCTCCGCTGCACAACGCGCGCGCTACGATGTGGATGTGCTGCGCTCGCGCTTCGGCGTTTCTTACGAGCAGGCGGCAAACCGGCTGACCATGCTGCAGAAGCCGGGTGCGGCGGGGGTGCCGTTCTTCATGCTGGAGATCGATCATGCCGGGCATCGGTTCCGGCGGGCCGGCGCGCAGGGCTTCCCGCAAAGCAGGTTCGGCGGCGAATGCCCGAAGCTGCCGGTTCATGCCGCCTTCGCGCAGCCAGGTCGCATTCTGGTCGAGGCCGTGGAAATGCCGGATGGCGCGGAATTCCTCTGCATCGCTCGCACGCTGGAGGGGCCGCAGGGCTCTTTCACCGAGCGCCCGCGCCGCACCGCGCTCCTGCTCGGCTGCGACATCGGCTTCCGTGACGAGATCGTCTATGGCGCTGCGCTGCCGGGTGGGGAGAAAGGCCGGGAGGGCAGTGTCGCTGCGACACCCGTCGGCCCGGCCTGTCGCCTTTGCGAGCGCACCGGCTGTCTCGCCCGCGCAGAGCCGCCGGTCACCCGACCGCTGGGTCTCGACGAGATGGTGACAGGCTTGTCGGCGTTCGATTTCCAGTGA
- the aceA gene encoding isocitrate lyase, translating into MTDFYNLVPSAPEGRFDHVERTYSPEDAERLRGSVRIRHTLAEEGANRLWKLIHEEDFINALGAMTGNQAMQQVRAGLKAIYLSGWQVAADANTASAMYPDQSLYPANAAPELVRRINRTLQRADQIEVSEGKGLSVETWFAPIVADAEAGFGGPLNAFEIMKAFIEAGAAGVHYEDQLASEKKCGHLGGKVLIPTAAHIRNLTAARLAADVMGTPTLVVARTDAEAAKLLTSDIDERDRPFVDYDADRTPEGFYNIRNGIESCIARAIAYAPYADLIWCETSKPDLEQARKFAEGVRRHYPDQLLAYNCSPSFNWKKNLDEATIAKFQRELGAMGYKFQFITLAGFHQLNHGMFELARGYKDRQMAAYSELQEAEFASEASGYTATKHQREVGTGYFDAVSMAITGGKSSTTAMHGSTEHDQFRPEEKAEFRPAAE; encoded by the coding sequence ATGACTGATTTTTACAACCTTGTTCCCTCTGCGCCCGAAGGCCGCTTCGATCACGTCGAGCGCACCTATTCGCCTGAAGACGCGGAGCGCCTGCGCGGCTCTGTCCGCATCCGCCATACGCTTGCCGAAGAAGGCGCCAACCGGTTGTGGAAGCTCATCCACGAGGAGGATTTCATCAACGCGCTCGGCGCGATGACCGGCAACCAGGCCATGCAACAGGTCCGCGCGGGCCTGAAGGCCATATACTTGTCCGGCTGGCAGGTCGCCGCCGACGCCAATACGGCCTCGGCGATGTATCCGGATCAGTCGCTCTATCCGGCCAACGCTGCCCCGGAACTGGTCCGTCGCATCAACCGCACGCTACAGCGCGCCGACCAGATCGAAGTTTCGGAAGGCAAGGGCCTGTCGGTCGAGACGTGGTTCGCGCCGATCGTGGCGGATGCGGAGGCCGGCTTCGGCGGGCCGCTCAACGCCTTCGAGATCATGAAGGCCTTCATCGAGGCCGGCGCGGCCGGCGTCCATTATGAGGACCAACTCGCCTCGGAGAAGAAGTGCGGCCATCTCGGCGGCAAGGTGCTGATCCCGACCGCGGCGCATATCCGCAACCTCACTGCCGCCCGCCTCGCGGCCGACGTGATGGGCACGCCGACGCTGGTCGTCGCGCGCACGGATGCGGAAGCCGCGAAGTTGCTCACCTCGGACATCGACGAGCGCGACCGGCCCTTCGTCGACTACGACGCCGACCGCACGCCGGAGGGATTCTACAACATCCGCAACGGGATTGAGTCCTGCATCGCCCGCGCCATCGCCTATGCGCCCTATGCGGACCTCATCTGGTGCGAGACCTCCAAGCCGGACCTCGAACAGGCGAGGAAATTCGCCGAGGGCGTGCGCCGGCACTATCCGGACCAGCTTCTGGCCTATAATTGCTCGCCTTCCTTCAACTGGAAGAAGAACCTCGACGAGGCAACGATCGCCAAATTCCAGCGCGAACTCGGCGCAATGGGCTACAAGTTCCAGTTCATCACGCTCGCCGGCTTCCACCAGCTCAACCACGGCATGTTCGAACTGGCGCGCGGCTACAAGGACCGCCAAATGGCAGCCTATTCGGAGTTGCAGGAGGCCGAATTCGCCTCGGAGGCTAGCGGCTACACTGCGACCAAGCATCAGCGCGAGGTCGGAACGGGCTATTTCGACGCCGTCTCGATGGCGATCACCGGCGGCAAGTCGTCCACGACCGCGATGCACGGCTCAACGGAGCACGACCAGTTCCGGCCGGAGGAGAAGGCGGAATTCAGGCCCGCCGCCGAATGA
- a CDS encoding SMc00767 family acetate metabolism repressor, whose product MGSITRVKERAEEQSSAMNTDQQAAIRMLANDLHRLNQSVMKAVEAGVSVELVRSARHHGGNGNWGDLLIPVVVTQSAA is encoded by the coding sequence ATGGGATCGATCACACGAGTCAAGGAACGCGCGGAGGAGCAGTCATCCGCCATGAACACCGATCAGCAGGCGGCCATCCGCATGCTGGCCAATGACCTTCATCGGCTCAACCAGTCCGTGATGAAGGCGGTCGAGGCGGGCGTTTCGGTTGAACTCGTCCGCTCCGCCCGCCATCATGGCGGCAATGGAAACTGGGGTGACCTGCTCATTCCGGTCGTAGTCACGCAGAGTGCGGCGTGA
- a CDS encoding response regulator codes for MTEMSFERRLDLGVRVGTVRQSGVQAVNLSLALIVCSSPINRIVVSRIAEQAGLKVACETPQRATEALFSQQPGLVLLDCGPNHEEIHPIASAIVDHRRASGSRLPMLIVLSTKSLSADSPFANIADAIIAKPITPDALQPKIKQLVEGARGS; via the coding sequence ATGACGGAAATGAGTTTCGAGAGGCGCCTGGACCTTGGAGTGCGCGTAGGCACGGTTCGACAGTCCGGCGTTCAGGCCGTGAATCTGTCCCTCGCCCTGATCGTCTGCTCTTCACCGATCAATCGCATCGTTGTCTCGCGGATCGCCGAGCAGGCGGGGCTGAAAGTGGCCTGCGAAACACCGCAACGCGCCACGGAAGCGCTATTTTCGCAACAGCCTGGCCTCGTCCTTCTGGACTGCGGTCCCAATCATGAGGAAATCCACCCGATCGCGTCCGCCATCGTCGATCATCGGCGGGCCTCCGGAAGCAGGTTGCCGATGCTGATCGTGCTCTCGACCAAAAGCCTGTCGGCGGATTCGCCTTTCGCCAACATTGCCGATGCGATCATCGCCAAGCCGATCACGCCTGATGCTCTGCAGCCGAAGATCAAGCAGCTCGTGGAAGGCGCCCGCGGCAGCTAG